One Cryptomeria japonica chromosome 9, Sugi_1.0, whole genome shotgun sequence genomic window carries:
- the LOC131073718 gene encoding aspartyl protease APCB1, which yields MGNIKMSVIQKLCFLLAIVSLGAADVYPIYPKNEQSQISPLVEQDIQRIGRRLQAAKKTTVFKVQGNVFPDGIYYMSALIGNPPKEYYLDIDTGSDLTWLQCDAPCRRCGETPHQWYKPQPHSGVSCEHPLCEPVQKASRGNYECKSSSEQCDYDIRYADRGFSLGFLIRDSFWVRFTNGTIIRTGSVFGCGYYQYVSFEGTQATNGVLGLSSGLASLPSQWQRQGLIKNFIGICIDEGGKKGGYMFFGDDHVPTSSMTWVPLIKLIKILELNIYD from the exons ATGGGGAATATAAAAATGAGTGTCATACAAAAGCTCTGTTTTCTACTCGCTATTGTGTCCTTAGGAGCAGCAGATGTGTACCCAATTTATCCCAAGAATGAGCAATCCCAGATTTCCCCATTAGTTGAACAAGACATCCAAAGAATTGGGAGGAGATTACAAGCAGCTAAAAAGACTACTGTATTTAAAGTGCAAGGCAATGTTTTTCCAGATGG GATTTACTACATGAGTGCACTAATTGGTAATCCCCCCAAGGAATATTATCTGGATATAGACACTGGCAGTGACTTAACATGGCTTCAGTGTGACGCCCCCTGCCGAAGGTGTGGCGAG ACACCCCATCAATGGTACAAACCACAACCACACTCAGGGGTATCATGCGAACACCCTTTGTGTGAACCTGTGCAGAAAGCAAGTCGTGGAAACTATGAATGTAAGAGTTCTTCTGAGCAGTGTGATTATGATATTAGATATGCTGATCGTGGGTTCTCGTTGGGATTTCTTATTAGGGACAGTTTCTGGGTAAGATTCACCAATGGCACCATCATCAGGACTGGTTCTGTATTTGG GTGTGGATATTACCAATATGTGTCTTTTGAAGGGACACAAGCTACAAATGGTGTTTTGGGTCTGAGTAGCGGTTTAGCAAGTCTTCCATCTCAATGGCAAAGGCAAGGCCTCATCAAGAATTTCATAGGCATCTGTATTGATGAAGGAGGGAAAAAAGGGGGATATATGTTCTTTGGTGATGATCATGTGCCTACCTCATCCATGACCTGGGTTCCTCTTATAAAGCTTATCAAAATATTAGAACTAAATATATATGACTAA